Part of the Candidatus Dormiibacterota bacterium genome is shown below.
CTACGCTCGTGGCACGCCGTACCTCCACGTGGCAACCTCGCTGGTGGCGATGGTAGACGCCGCGATCGGCGGTAAGACGGGCGTCGATCTTGCCACCGGAAAGAACCTGGCCGGGGCGTTTCGCAATCCGGCCGGCGTGTTCGCACACGTCGACGCGTTGCGGACCTTGCCGTATCGCTGCGTGCGCGAGGGGCTCGCGGAGGTCGTGAAGGCCGGCATCATCGTGGGAGGCGATCTCTTCGAGTCCCTCGAGGTCCTCGCCGCGCACCCGTTTTCGCGCTGGCCATGGCTCGAGCTCGTCGCGGCCGCGGTCGACGTGAAAGCCGCAATCGTCGAGCGCGATCCGCGCGAAGAGGGCGAGCGCGCGCTCTTGAATTTGGGACACACCTTCGGGCATGCCTACGAGCGTGCGAGCGGGTATCGCATCACGCACGGCGCAGCGGTGGCGCTAGGGCTGCGCGCCGCAGGCCTGCTCGCGCAGCGTGTGACGCGCTTCTCGCAACGCGATCATCTTCGCGTGCTCGCGCTGCTGGCGCTGCTCGAGATGCCGCTGCGTACGAGCGTCGAACCGCGCGCCGTAATGGCGGCGATGGCGTCGGACAAGAAGCGCCGTGGCCGCCGCCAGCAGTTCGTGCTTCCACGCAGGATCGGCGACGTGCTCTACGATTGTGAAGCTCCGCGCTCCGCGGTGCTCGAGGTGCTCGCGCTCATGCGTCGTGCGCCCGCCGACCGGGGCTAGGAAAGCCCTAAGCGTGGCGCGCTTGGTCGACGCATTGGCGGCGATTCGCTCCTCGCGTTTCGATCTTCCGTTGACGTACGACGCACGAGAACTGACGTTACGCGTCGGGGATCTCGTTCGCGTGCCGCTTGGGCGGCGAGAGGTTCTCGCCTACATCGTGCGCGCCCCGTACGAGGGCGCGGTCACGCACGACGTGAAGCCGGTGGCCGAGCGGCTCGATGCACCGCGCGCGTTCGATGACGCGGGGTTGCAGCTTGCGCGCTTCGTGGCAGACGCCTACGTGTGCACGCTCGGGGAGGCGCTCAGCGCGATCGTACGTGCCGAAGCGTTGCCGCGTCTCGTCGAGCGCGTCGTTCGCGTCGCAGCGCAGCCGGACCCGGAGCGCTATCCATCGGTACCGCGCAGGCTTCTCACGCTGCTCTGGGAGGACTTCGAGCAGGCGATGCCGCTCGAGCGTGTGCTGCGGCACCCGGAGGCTCGCCGCATCGGCGATCGCGCGTCGCTGCTTCGATACCTGGGTGTGCTCGTACGCAGCGGCGATCTCCGCCGCGAACGGAGCATGGCGCCGGCCCGCACGCATGAGTATCGCGAGCGCGTGCTGTTTCCCGGCGAGCGCGAGGCACGAGGGAAGAAGGCACGGGCGTTGCGTGAGGCGGTGTCCGCTCGTGCGGGGATGCCGCGAGCGGATGCTCTGTTGGCCGGATTCTCGAGCGCGGTCGTCGCGCGCGCGCTGCGCTCCGGTGCTATTCGCGAAGAGCACCGCATCGTACCGCGCGCTTCGGGCGGAGTTCCAGCTCCGATGGAGGAGCCGACCCAGGAGCAGCGCTCCGCCTTGGAGTGCGTCGGCGCGGCTCTACGCGCCGGCACGTTCGAGCAGCTGCTGCTGCACGGCGTGACCGCGAGCGGTAAGACGCTGGTGTACTTGGAGGCGATCGCTCGCGTCGTGCGCGGCGGCGGACGCGCGATCGTGCTAGTGCCAGAAATCTCCCTAACGCCGCAGACGGCGGCGCGCTTCGAAGCCGTCTTCGGGGAGCGCGTTGCGGTGCTGCATTCGGCGCTCTCCGATGCAGAGCGCGTCGCCGCCTGGCAGGCATGTGCGCGCAGCGCCGTAGACGTCGTGGTCGGCGCGCGAAGCGCCGTCTTCGCTCCGCTCGCGGACGTTCGTCTTATCGTCGTCGACGAGGCGCACGAGACCACATACAAGCAAGACGTAGTGCCGCGCTATCATGCCGTGGCCGTTGCGCGGGAACGCATGCGCATCGCAAGCGGCGTTTTGCTGCTGGGAAGTGCGACGCCGTCCCTCGAATCGTACGCTGCCGCGCGCGCCGGGCGCATCGGCCTGATCGAGATGCACGAGCGCGCGTCCGGCGGCCCGCTACCCGACGTGCGGGTGGTCGATCTCTCGCGCGAGTTTGCGCAAGGGAACCGTGGGATCTTTTCGGCAGCGCTCACGCAGGAGCTGGCCGAGCGAATCGAGCGCCGCGAGAAGAGCGTGCTCTTCGTCAATCGCCGAGGCAGCGCGCGGTTCTTGCTCTGTCGGGACTGCGGCACGGTCCCGGAGTGCCCGCGCTGCAGCGTTGCGCTCGCCGTGCACCGCGGCGAGGGATTGCTGCGCTGTCATTACTGCGATCATCGAGAGATGATACCGCGGCGCTGCAGTCACTGCGGTGGGGAGAACGTCAAAGAGCTGGGCGTTGGGACCGAGCGCGTTGCGGAAGAGGTGCGGCGGCTCTTTCCCGCCGCGAGCGTGCTTCGCATGGACTCCGATACGACGACGCGCGTCGGCGACCACGCGCGGATCTTGCGCGCCTTTTCCGAGGACGGCGACGTTCTCGTCGGAACGCAGATGGTCGCCAAGGGTTTAGACTTTCCATCGGTAACGCTGACGGGGGTCGTCGCGGCCGACGTCGGATTGCACGTCCCCGACTTCCGCGCCTCCGAGCGTACCTTCGCGCTCGTCATGCAGGCCTGCGGACGCAGCGGGCGGGCGCGACCGGGAGTCGCAATCGTCCAGACCTACGCGCCGCAGCATCCCGCGATCCGGTTTGCGGCCCTGCACGACTACGAGGGTTTCGCGGAGCTAGAGCTTGAGGAACGACGCGCGCTCGGCTATCCGCCTGCGACGCGTTTGGTGTACCTGGGCGTGATCGGGCGCAGCCGCACACGCGCACAAGGCGCGGCGGTGCGTTACGCGCGGGAACTGGTGGCGACCGGAACAGCCGACGTTCTCGGTCCCGCCCCATATCCGATCGCGCGTCTGAACGACGAATGGCGCTTTCGGATCTCACTGCGCACGCGCAAGCTCGGCGCGCTACGCCAAGAGATCCGCCGGCGCGTCCTGCCGCTTGCCACGGCAGACCGCACGACGCGTCTCGCGATCAACGTCGATCCGTGAGCGCGCCTGCGGCGGTTGGGAAGAGGCCCCCTAGGTTTTCTTCTTCCTGCTCGTCGTCTTGCGTGCGGGCGTGGCGCGCGACTTCGGCGCCTTCTTGGCCACGGGCGCTCCGGCGGTCTTTTTCAGGGCCTTTGCGAGACGGGATTTCTTGCGGGCCGCCTTGTTCGGATGAATGATTCCCTTGCCGGCCGCTTTGTCATACGCGGCCTCGACGGTTGCCGCATCGGCTTGATGCGCGGTGGCGCTCTTGAAGAGCGTCTTGAGGCGCGTCTTCGCCTCCTTGTTTTGAGTGCTGCGTTTCTCGGTCTGACGCATCCATTTTTGCGCGGCCTTGATGTTGGGCATTACTGGACCATAGCATGGCCGCTCGGGGCACGCAAGATTTGCAGGTAGCTCGCGTACCGCCCGGCATCGATCTCGCCGCTCGCGACCGCGGCGCGAACGGCGCAGCCAGGCTCCGTGAGATGCGTGCAGTCCGTGAAGCGGCAGTGCTCGGCAAAAGGAGGCATCTCGACGAATGCACTCGCGAGCTCACGCGGAGCGATCGCACCCAGACCAAACTCGGCGATGCCCGGGCTATCTATAAGGAAGCCGTGCTCGAAGCGGCAGAGACGCGCGGAGGTGGTGGTCTGCCGTCCGATGCCGTGCCGGGAGAGATCGCCGACGACCGCCTCTCCGCCGAGCGCGCGGAAGATGCTGCTCTTGCCTACGCCGGAGACTCCGCAGAGCAACGAAGCGCGCGCGCACAGGAGTGCGCGCAGCTCCTCCACGTGCGTTCCATGCTTAGGGTCGACGACCGCTGTCGCATAGCCCAGCTTCGCATAGAGCTGCCGCCAGTGCGCCGTGCGCTCCGGGGCGGCGAGATCCGGCTTGGTGAGGACCATGACGGCCGCGATGCCCTCTAGTTCGGCGAAGGCGACTAGGCGGTCGAGAACGGGCGCACGGGGTGACGGCTGGGCAAGCGCGGCGACGGCAACCAGGGTGTCGACGTTCGCCGCAATGGTCTTGGAGCGGCCGGCGACCGTGCGACGCGTCAGCGCAGAGCTGCGCGGCTCGATGCGTTCGACGACCGTGCTGCCGTCCTCGAGCAATCGAACGAAGGCGACGTCCCCTGGGACCGGCATCGAGCGGCGGCCGCGCATCCTGCGCAGCTGCGCCATTCGCGCAACGCGTTCTTCGTCCAGTGCGACCCATGCGGAGTTTCGCCCGGTGGACACGACGAGGCTGCGGCGAAGTTCGTCTACGCGCAAGAGCGGCGGCTGCAAACGCCTAACAAAGCAACGGGAGTAGAAGCAGAAACTCGAATGATCGAGCCCATCGTCCTTGCAGTTTTCCCCTCGGTGCCGCAAGCCTTGCCGGCCCTTGAGCGAGCGTTGGCCGGGCCCGGTGCTCCCGACGGAGTCCTCTCGGTGCGGCGAGCGGAGGACAGCATCGTCGTGGAGTGGGATCCGGAGCGCAGCGCCGTGCGGCTCGTGATGGGGGTCATCGATGCCGAGCTCCTGAGGTACGGCTCCGGACGGCGGGCCGAGCTGCTCGCACCGCTCTCCGAGCAGCGTCTGGCGGCGATTGCCGCGGCCGAGCTGCACGGGCCGGAGATTACGGCCGACCGCATCTTGGAGAGGCTGCTCGCGAAGGCCGGGCTATGCTGAGCAGTTTTCTTTCGAACGTCGGCATCACCGACCTCGTCGACGTGCTCGCGACGAGCGTCCTCATCTACTACGTGCTGTTGCTCATCCGGGGAACGCGTGCCGTACAGATTCTGACGGGCGTCCTCGTGCTGCTGGGGCTCTTAGGCTTGGCGAACGTCTTTCATCTCTATTTGATGGGCACCATTCTCCAGTTGCTCGTGGCGGTCGGCGTCGTGTCTCTGCCGATCATCTTCCAGCCCGAGCTGCGGCGAGCGCTCGAGCAGTTAGGCCGCGGCGGCGTCTTTCGCATGGGAGAGGATGCGTCCGAAGCGCGGCGCTCGCAAGATCCCGCGATGGCCATGCTCGCGGACGCGGCGATCCTGCTCTCGCGCAGTCGCCTCGGGGCGCTCATCGTCATCGAGCAGCAGAGCGGCCTGAAGGATTTTACGGAGAGCGGCACGTTGCTCGACGCGCGCCTCTCCGTCGAGCTGCTTCTCGCGATCTTCAACGCGCGCTCGCCGTTACACGACGG
Proteins encoded:
- the rsgA gene encoding ribosome small subunit-dependent GTPase A — translated: MRVDELRRSLVVSTGRNSAWVALDEERVARMAQLRRMRGRRSMPVPGDVAFVRLLEDGSTVVERIEPRSSALTRRTVAGRSKTIAANVDTLVAVAALAQPSPRAPVLDRLVAFAELEGIAAVMVLTKPDLAAPERTAHWRQLYAKLGYATAVVDPKHGTHVEELRALLCARASLLCGVSGVGKSSIFRALGGEAVVGDLSRHGIGRQTTTSARLCRFEHGFLIDSPGIAEFGLGAIAPRELASAFVEMPPFAEHCRFTDCTHLTEPGCAVRAAVASGEIDAGRYASYLQILRAPSGHAMVQ
- a CDS encoding 3-dehydroquinate synthase family protein, with protein sequence MNVQNERLGYPIVIAHDVRASLREAIRARGGRFVVLYDAQPAVASLAKRLASGASAGIPVRLGERRKTFATLEVVLDALARAGAERSTVVVGVGGGVAADLFGLASALYARGTPYLHVATSLVAMVDAAIGGKTGVDLATGKNLAGAFRNPAGVFAHVDALRTLPYRCVREGLAEVVKAGIIVGGDLFESLEVLAAHPFSRWPWLELVAAAVDVKAAIVERDPREEGERALLNLGHTFGHAYERASGYRITHGAAVALGLRAAGLLAQRVTRFSQRDHLRVLALLALLEMPLRTSVEPRAVMAAMASDKKRRGRRQQFVLPRRIGDVLYDCEAPRSAVLEVLALMRRAPADRG
- the priA gene encoding primosomal protein N'; translation: MARLVDALAAIRSSRFDLPLTYDARELTLRVGDLVRVPLGRREVLAYIVRAPYEGAVTHDVKPVAERLDAPRAFDDAGLQLARFVADAYVCTLGEALSAIVRAEALPRLVERVVRVAAQPDPERYPSVPRRLLTLLWEDFEQAMPLERVLRHPEARRIGDRASLLRYLGVLVRSGDLRRERSMAPARTHEYRERVLFPGEREARGKKARALREAVSARAGMPRADALLAGFSSAVVARALRSGAIREEHRIVPRASGGVPAPMEEPTQEQRSALECVGAALRAGTFEQLLLHGVTASGKTLVYLEAIARVVRGGGRAIVLVPEISLTPQTAARFEAVFGERVAVLHSALSDAERVAAWQACARSAVDVVVGARSAVFAPLADVRLIVVDEAHETTYKQDVVPRYHAVAVARERMRIASGVLLLGSATPSLESYAAARAGRIGLIEMHERASGGPLPDVRVVDLSREFAQGNRGIFSAALTQELAERIERREKSVLFVNRRGSARFLLCRDCGTVPECPRCSVALAVHRGEGLLRCHYCDHREMIPRRCSHCGGENVKELGVGTERVAEEVRRLFPAASVLRMDSDTTTRVGDHARILRAFSEDGDVLVGTQMVAKGLDFPSVTLTGVVAADVGLHVPDFRASERTFALVMQACGRSGRARPGVAIVQTYAPQHPAIRFAALHDYEGFAELELEERRALGYPPATRLVYLGVIGRSRTRAQGAAVRYARELVATGTADVLGPAPYPIARLNDEWRFRISLRTRKLGALRQEIRRRVLPLATADRTTRLAINVDP
- the rpsT gene encoding 30S ribosomal protein S20 produces the protein MPNIKAAQKWMRQTEKRSTQNKEAKTRLKTLFKSATAHQADAATVEAAYDKAAGKGIIHPNKAARKKSRLAKALKKTAGAPVAKKAPKSRATPARKTTSRKKKT
- the cdaA gene encoding diadenylate cyclase CdaA, translated to MLSSFLSNVGITDLVDVLATSVLIYYVLLLIRGTRAVQILTGVLVLLGLLGLANVFHLYLMGTILQLLVAVGVVSLPIIFQPELRRALEQLGRGGVFRMGEDASEARRSQDPAMAMLADAAILLSRSRLGALIVIEQQSGLKDFTESGTLLDARLSVELLLAIFNARSPLHDGAVIVRGSVVEAAACFLPLAELRTGGRRLGTRHRAALGLTEQTDAVVIVVSEESGAVTISRGGKLTRPIEDEQRLLRMLLAVTRGPRERRAPGDFVTQLRSRLFPQVRREKSHADHPQELHT